The sequence AGTGTGGGTGTgcttatatatttacatatggGTGTCAAAAACTGATTAAGATCACATGCACATATAATTTTCTTCAAGTGTAAATATATATGTGAAACAATTATTTGTTTCAGACATTTAATGAGTACAGTCTCTAATATAAGATCGCTAGCTTTATCAGTCATTCAACACACGATCAGTACGAATCGCAAAGTGATACGGTAGTTAATGGAGCACTCTCAAGCACTTCAAGATTGttcccataaaatttttattcgtTTGTACCCGTTCAAATCTCGTAAATCAGTAAAAGctctatcaaattaatttttagatagatTATATCGTCTCAGACTCAATTCTAAGTCTTTTGATTTTCTGCTGAGGCCTTGTAGTTGAGATTAGCGGTGGGTTAACTTCAATGTTAGGACTATTTTTAACcgtttttcattaaatcaaacTTTTGTATAACACAAAAAACAGTTCATCAGAGCATCATATTGACCTATAAGCatggcttttcttttttcttttttatttttttgcattacTCTGCTAGTGGTGGCCACTGAAATTGTCATTGATGTCAAAGGCTGCTGCAAGCTACCACTATGCATGCAGGAAGTGCTTTTTCTCCAGCAATTGATAAGTTGCAACCAAATTGTTAATTTAAGGTTTTATTGATTTAACCagtgattagataattaattaaatcaggactatttttaaaataaaaatttgtcagggactaaattgaaaaaaagccccatcctcacactctctcacacactctctctctctctctctctctctctctcccctcctaAATCCATattccatcatcatcatcatcttttccttcttcttcttcttctccacccaCACGCATACACACCTCCTCCCAATTCCCAATTTGGAGCTCCCTCCTCCCTTccatggccgccgccgccgccgccgttgtcGCCGCcggccgtcctccgccgccgccgcctcggagGAGCTCCGCCGCCGCTCGCGCTGGAGCCTcgcactctctctcctctcctctctttctaggtctctctctctctctctctctctctctctctctctcttaccatctttttttttgtcctacTTTTTTTACGCGTAAAAATGcgatttttacccttttttttctttgcttgcaTATGTGAGATATGCGAGATTATTATTACGTGGACACATCCTAAATTTTTCTTTGCTTGCATGCGAATTCCGGTTCGAGAATTGAAATTTCTGTTTATCTCTGCAAATTAATgagacttcttttttttttccccctacaTTTGCTTGAATTGTGATTGTTGTTTGTGAGAAAAATGCAATTTTGAAAGGGGTTTTGGCGAATTGGTAAGTTGCTATTGTTGTTGACTTGATTATACAAAAAGGGCTGATTTTTATGgataaaaatacaattttttttcctgctcTTCTTCGTTTCATACATAAGAAATGATTCACAATTTTAATAGTTTAGAAGTGTTTTAGTAATTTGGAGTTTGTTtttcgttgttgttgttgagttttttctttttctttttattgtgaATTGATAGGAATTGGGTGTTGAGAGTAATTTAAAATGTTGCTAAATCTACACTAATTTGTCGAAATGTAGTAAATTTTGCATGGGTGTGTTTATGGATTGTTTGTTAATTTTGTTACAAAAGTGAAATTATCGAATTGAGTATAGAGACTGAAGCGAAATCGAAccaaaataattagattaaatttatttatttttttcggaTTTGGATACGACAAATTTGGATAAGAACTACAAAACATTTTCTCATGGCTCCATTGTAGAAGTGGACTAAAGTTTTTTCGCAGTTCCCAGGAGGAATGTGATAGCTTCAATGCTATCGAGTCTCGTTTTCGCGCCCATCGCACGCCACGAAATCGCAATCGCCGACGCCTCCTCGTTCGGATTCAGAGAGTACATCGACAACTTCGACGGCTACACCTTCTTGTACCCGAAGAGCTGGATCCAAGTCCGCGGTGCCGGCGCCGATATCTTCTTCAGGGACCCTTATGTTCTCGACGAGAACTTGTCGGTGGACATATCGTCTCCCTCGTCTTCCAACTATAGAAGCGTCGAAGATCTCGGGACCCCGGAAGCTGCCGCGGAGAAGGTTTTAAAGCAGTACCTGACTGAGTTCATGTCGACGAGATTGGGCGTTCGGCGCGAGTCCAACATCTTGTCTACGTCGTCGAGAGTTGCGGATGATGGAAAGGTTTACTATCAAGTTGAGGTATAACTTCATAAGCATTGCAAGCTTAAGTTTAAGCTATTTTGGATCAGTTCAGGGATTAGATAATGTCCCCCGCCTTTTTACGTATTTGCAGGTGAACATAAAGTCGTATGCGAGCAATAACGAATTGGCCGTTATGCCGCAAGATAGGGTGCAGCGGCTCGAATGGAACAGGCGATACTTGTCGGTTCTCGGCGTCGAGAACAAGCGGCTGTACGAGTTAAGATTACAATCCCCTGAAGATGTGTTCCGCGAGGAGGAGAAGGAC is a genomic window of Ananas comosus cultivar F153 linkage group 13, ASM154086v1, whole genome shotgun sequence containing:
- the LOC109719099 gene encoding psbP domain-containing protein 1, chloroplastic; translation: MAAAAAAVVAAGRPPPPPPRRSSAAARAGASHSLSSPLFLVPRRNVIASMLSSLVFAPIARHEIAIADASSFGFREYIDNFDGYTFLYPKSWIQVRGAGADIFFRDPYVLDENLSVDISSPSSSNYRSVEDLGTPEAAAEKVLKQYLTEFMSTRLGVRRESNILSTSSRVADDGKVYYQVEVNIKSYASNNELAVMPQDRVQRLEWNRRYLSVLGVENKRLYELRLQSPEDVFREEEKDLREVMDSFRVVKAID